One Paenibacillus sp. SYP-B4298 genomic window, CAGGATTGAGGTGAAGCATGAAGATCGGATTAACTGGCGGAATCGCCTGTGGCAAAAGCACCGTAGGTGCAATGCTTGTCCAGCTCGGGGCAGCGCTTGTTGATGCCGACCAGGTCGCCAGGGAAGTGGTTCTCCCTGGCGAGCCTGCGCTGGGCAAGATTGTGGCTGCGTTCGGCAGCGAGGTGCTGCATGCGGACGGATCGCTGAATCGCGGCGCACTGGGGAATATTGTATTCCAGAATCCGGGCAAGAGGCGCGAGCTGGAGAGTATCGTGCATCCGGCGATTCGAGAGCGGATGAAGGAGCAGATACAGCAGCATGAGGAGCAATCCCCGGGTATTCCGGTGATTGCTGATGTGCCGTTGCTGTATGAGACCGGGCAGGACAAGCAGTACGAGCAGGTTATCGTAGTCTATATCCCTAGAGAGCTTCAACTGAAGCGGCTGATGGAGCGCAATCCTGATCTGACGAAGGACCAAGCGCTAGGGCGAATCGAAGCACAACTGGATATTGAGGAGAAGCGGCGGCGGGCTAGTTGGGTGATCGACAACAGCGGCGACATAGAGGCGACACGGCTCCAAGTCGAAGCGCTGTGGGGGCGAATCGTTCCATGTTGAGGACGCTGCGCAAGAAGCGCGTGCTGCTGCTGTTATTCATTGGGCTGCTGCTGCTGCTCTTCCTGAAGTCGGAGTGGCTGGGGCGCTGGATTTATCCGATTGAGTACATAGAAGATATACGAGCCAGTGCAGCCAATTATGATGTTGATCCGTACTTGGTGGCGGCCATTATTCGTGTGGAGAGCAACTTCCAGACGGGGCGCGAGTCGCATAAGGGAGCGCTCGGCATCATGCAGATTATGCCGGATACGGCGGGCTGGATCGCAGACAAGGCCAAGTTCAAACATGTGACCCTGGATGATGTCCGAAATCGGGCAGATGTGAGCATTCAGATGGGAACATGGTATATCCAGTCATTGGAGAAGCAATTCAATCACCGCAGGCCGCTGGTCATCGCGGCTTACAACGCTGGTCCGGGCAATGTCAGCCGCTGGTTGAATGAGCAGATATGGGACGGAGAGTTGGATAGCCTTCAAGATATACCGTTTGGCGAGACACGGCGTTATGTTCAGAAGGTGATGTACTATTATGATAAATACAAGGATTTATATTCTAATTTCTAGCGTCAGCCTTCGGGCTGGCGTTTTTTGGAATCGGGTAGCTTGTCCAGTCCGGCATCTATCTCTTGTCTGTTGAAAGTTCGATTGAGGAGAACGAAATCAACGAAATCTCGCATAACTTGTGCATGGCGAAATGGCGATGAGGCTCAGCGTCAGCTTGGTGAAGTCCACTACACGGTTGGGCGGATTGTCAATGTCGCTATCGCATGAATTTGGAGAGTGAGGGGGATATTATCGCGGGATTGGTTAATATTGCTTTGATATGCTCAGGTTGTTGATTTATAATAAATATATACTCAGGCTAATATGGAAAGCCCCCGACCGCCGCATGCTTCAGATGCGAACGGCCAGGAGCCTTCAGGATAGGATCGTATTATTTGTACTGACCGGCAAGAGATTGCTCGGCGATTTGTACAAGCTTACGAGTGATGTAGCCTCCCAGAGAACCGGCATCACGGGTAGCCATGTTGCCGTAGTAACCGTCTTGTGGGATAGCGATACCCAGTTCTTGTGCAACCTCGTATTTCATTTGGTCGAGGGCTGCAGTCGCTTGTGGTACAACCAGTTGGTTGCTGCTGCGTTGGCTCATTGTTGTTCACCTCCTTGCGGTTGGTAACAGTATTATGTGTCGCAAATTCAGACTTCATACAACAATATGTCCATTATTGGCTTGGTAAAAGATAACAGGCTTCCAGCCATCAATAAGTGAAAGGAGGGGACCGTTATGAAATGTCCCTACTGTGATTACAGCGGCACGAAGGTGCTGGACTCCCGGCCTGCCAATGAAAACAAGTCGATCCGCCGTCGTCGTGAATGCGAGCGGTGCAATCGGCGTTTTACAACGTTCGAGATGATTGAGGAGACGCCGCTCATCGTGATTAAGAAGGATGGCAGCCGTGAGGAGTTTAGTCGGGATAAAATTTTGCGCGGGTTGATTCGGGCCTGTGAGAAGCGTCCGGTATCCGTCGAGAAGCTGGAGGTCATCGTCTCCGAGGTGGAGAAGGAGCTGCGCACCACTGCGCAGGCGGAGGTCGAGAGCTTCGCGATCGGCGAGCTGGTCATGGAGCAGTTGTATCCGATTGATGAGGTGGCGTATGTGCGCTTCGCTTCTGTCTACAGGCAGTTCAAGGATATTAACATGTTCATGAAGGAACTGAATAATCTGTTGTCCAAGCATCCGCTCTCAGGCAGTGAATAGCAAGAGAGAGTAGAGGTTGGAGAGCATGGACGAAGGGTCCCTGGTTTGCCGTATTGGCAGGCTGGGGATTTTTTTTGTAGAAAATGCTGGACAATACGAACGATTGTTCTTATAATGAGTGTATGTTCCTTTTTGGAACTATAAATATAATCGTTCTATAACGGAACGGAGGCGCTGAACAGCAGTGCCTGGAAGGGAAGGGGAAAAACAATGAAACAAGAGAACACAGACATGCAACTGGATAGCAGGTATACGAACCGCTTCGTTATCCGGCCTGAGGAATGGGGGATTCATACGGATGGAACGCATGCCGAGGAAACAACCGCTGGCTTGAATACAGCGATCCTCAGTGCCAAGGCGCAAGGGTATACCGAGATCGTCATCCCGGCTGGGGACTATCTGATCGACGGGGTGTCGAAGACGCACCGGGAACCGCAAAAGGAGGCAGGCGTGCAACTGCCGTCAGACATTCGACTCATTATGGACCCAAACGCGCGATTGAAGGTAGAGGCTAACGGTTTCCTCGGCTACTCCTGTCTGTATCTCAAAAGTGCGCAAAACGTCACGATTGAGGGCGGACAGTTGATCGGGGAACGATATGAACATAATTACGACGGGGATGATCGGAAGACAACACATGAATATGGCTTTGGCATCTACAGCCACGGAAGCCACAACATCGTCATCGACAATGTTCGCATCAAGGACTTCACAGGCGACGGCATCTTCGTTGCTTCGACGGGGCTTCTGAACACGAGCGATCCGTATACGCCATCCTCGAAGGTGACGATTCGCAATTGCACACTGGATGGCAATGGTCGCAACAATATTTCGATTACTGCTTGCGATGGGGCATTGGTGGAGAATAATCTCATTATCAACGCGGGCATTAACGGCGGCTATGAGCCCAAGTATGGACTGGACATTGAAAACTATGGCGAGGGCGAGGTTGATTTTGAGGAAGCGTGCACAGTCATCGTCCGCAACAACGTGTTCCGTGACAATGTACAGGGCGCTATCAATAACTACAACGGGTATCAGGTCATTATCGAGGGCAATCATTGCGATCATACGATCAGTACAGGCTATTGCGCTAATGCTGTTATTGCGAACAACGTGTTCTACAGAGAGGACAATGAGAAGGTAGCGATCATGGGCATCGGCGTCTCCAGCGGCTACATGGGCAATTCCGTTACGATAACCGGCAATGTAATCGAGGGCTTCAGGAGCGGTATTCAGGTACAAGGCAAGGATATGACTGTCTCTGCCAATACGGTGACGAATACGACGGAGGCGGCGATTCATGCGCTGCATTCGGACAATGTATTGATTAGCGGTAATAGTGTGCAGCGCTGCAGCGGTGTACCCTACCGGGTGACGGAATCGTCAAAAGTGACCTTATCCGGTAACAAGGCAAGCGAAAGCACCGGTTTCGGAGTCGAGCTGTTGAATGCTCCGTCAAGAGGCGAAGTGGAGAGCGGGCAACAACGCTTCAATACGACCCCCTGCATCATCTCCGGGAACCATCTCGAACGGTGCAACGGTGGCGTGAGGCTGAATGAATCCCATGCGGTCATTCGGGACAATGTGATTGATCTGCGCGGTAATGAAGCCATTGCTGCCAATTACGGCATCTCGTTTGGGCCCAAGGATCATGCCGTGATCTCCGGCAATCACATCATCGGCTCGCGCAATCTGGCGATCTATGGTCAGAAGGGAGTCGGCAAGAAGGTCGCCGTGCTGAACAACCACATTGATGATTGTCTATCACTGACGGCCATCAGTCTTCACCAGGGAGTACGACCGGAGATTGCGGGCAACCACATCACATTTGCGGAGGGCAAAAAGGGTTTCTACGGCATTTATGTGAAGGGTGCGGAGCAGGCGCTGGTTGCGCATAACCGTGTGTTCAATGGCTCCGGCGAGCCGGTTGCGCATGCCATTCATACCGCCGAATCAACAGCCTCGAGGGTGCTGGGCAATGCTGTAGGGGGACAATTGAACTTGAATACGAACACGGATACTGTGGAGGGCAATGTGACGGTATAGGACGCAGGGGATGAGGTCAGCAGTGCAGGCGGCAGCCTTGGCGTGCGGCATCTGGCGAGGTGTACGCGCGAAGTGGAGGCAAGAGCTGTCGGGAGCAGCTACAGCAGTAACGAACGGCGGGTGAACAACCATTGGAACGAGACCACATACTATTCAAGCTCACATTAAATCTTCCCATTGATATTGACGGAGCGGGTTGCTTGACGCTGCCAACTCTTAGGCTGCTTGCGGCCTGGGGCGAGAAGCGGTATAACGAGGCGCTGTCGGCACTGCTGTTCGACAAGGAGCAGTACGAGTCCTTCCGCACGTTTACGGAGGACAATTATGGCATGATGTGCCTGTTGTATGCCCAGGATGAGCGGTACCGCAGCGCATTGGAAGATGCCATGCAGATGCTGCTCGGGAGCCGGCTGCAGCTTCAGCGAAGGGGAGCTGTACCGTGCTTTGCGCTCGTAGCGGGGGAGGAGGAGCGCACCTTGTCTGCGGAGAAGCTGGAGCTGATCCGCTATATTGTGCGGATTGCCCACCAACTGGAGGAGCGACCATCCGACTATAATCCGGCTAATGCTGCGGCTCGCAGCATGATCGAGCTGCTCAGCCGCAACAAGCGAAGCCGACCGGCTCGCAAGCCGACCACCGATCTGCAGAGTATGATCTCCGGGGTAGCCTGGAAGTCGGGCAGCATGAATCTGCTCCATATCGGGGAACTGACGCTGTATCAGCTCTATGACGGCTATCGTCGCCTGCACTGCATCGACAGCAGTCATCACACCTATACCGGCATCTACGCAGGAACCATTGACAGCAAGGCCATCAAGCTGTCCGAGCTGAACTGGGCAGCGATTATAGACTAATACACAATCATAACAGGGGGAAATTGATAATGA contains:
- the nrdR gene encoding transcriptional regulator NrdR; the protein is MKCPYCDYSGTKVLDSRPANENKSIRRRRECERCNRRFTTFEMIEETPLIVIKKDGSREEFSRDKILRGLIRACEKRPVSVEKLEVIVSEVEKELRTTAQAEVESFAIGELVMEQLYPIDEVAYVRFASVYRQFKDINMFMKELNNLLSKHPLSGSE
- a CDS encoding right-handed parallel beta-helix repeat-containing protein; translated protein: MKQENTDMQLDSRYTNRFVIRPEEWGIHTDGTHAEETTAGLNTAILSAKAQGYTEIVIPAGDYLIDGVSKTHREPQKEAGVQLPSDIRLIMDPNARLKVEANGFLGYSCLYLKSAQNVTIEGGQLIGERYEHNYDGDDRKTTHEYGFGIYSHGSHNIVIDNVRIKDFTGDGIFVASTGLLNTSDPYTPSSKVTIRNCTLDGNGRNNISITACDGALVENNLIINAGINGGYEPKYGLDIENYGEGEVDFEEACTVIVRNNVFRDNVQGAINNYNGYQVIIEGNHCDHTISTGYCANAVIANNVFYREDNEKVAIMGIGVSSGYMGNSVTITGNVIEGFRSGIQVQGKDMTVSANTVTNTTEAAIHALHSDNVLISGNSVQRCSGVPYRVTESSKVTLSGNKASESTGFGVELLNAPSRGEVESGQQRFNTTPCIISGNHLERCNGGVRLNESHAVIRDNVIDLRGNEAIAANYGISFGPKDHAVISGNHIIGSRNLAIYGQKGVGKKVAVLNNHIDDCLSLTAISLHQGVRPEIAGNHITFAEGKKGFYGIYVKGAEQALVAHNRVFNGSGEPVAHAIHTAESTASRVLGNAVGGQLNLNTNTDTVEGNVTV
- a CDS encoding lytic transglycosylase domain-containing protein; the encoded protein is MLRTLRKKRVLLLLFIGLLLLLFLKSEWLGRWIYPIEYIEDIRASAANYDVDPYLVAAIIRVESNFQTGRESHKGALGIMQIMPDTAGWIADKAKFKHVTLDDVRNRADVSIQMGTWYIQSLEKQFNHRRPLVIAAYNAGPGNVSRWLNEQIWDGELDSLQDIPFGETRRYVQKVMYYYDKYKDLYSNF
- a CDS encoding alpha/beta-type small acid-soluble spore protein, which gives rise to MSQRSSNQLVVPQATAALDQMKYEVAQELGIAIPQDGYYGNMATRDAGSLGGYITRKLVQIAEQSLAGQYK
- the coaE gene encoding dephospho-CoA kinase (Dephospho-CoA kinase (CoaE) performs the final step in coenzyme A biosynthesis.), encoding MKIGLTGGIACGKSTVGAMLVQLGAALVDADQVAREVVLPGEPALGKIVAAFGSEVLHADGSLNRGALGNIVFQNPGKRRELESIVHPAIRERMKEQIQQHEEQSPGIPVIADVPLLYETGQDKQYEQVIVVYIPRELQLKRLMERNPDLTKDQALGRIEAQLDIEEKRRRASWVIDNSGDIEATRLQVEALWGRIVPC